The following are encoded together in the Nocardia sp. XZ_19_385 genome:
- a CDS encoding PIN domain-containing protein has translation MPFRAFLDANVLVPARLRDVLLTLAEVRLYEVRWSAEVLAEAARHLPESMDAADRAVLFSAMAQAFPDALVEWPDGFEADVPKLVNQKDRHVVAAAVFAHAEVLVTSDRPLIQELEQVPGLIEAQTASAFVAYTLDSDLSRAGAALLAMARRRWLPGASAGSNVEIRDRLGIWARRELGDAVGDLIARPEFLRRVE, from the coding sequence GTGCCGTTCCGAGCCTTCCTCGATGCCAACGTACTGGTCCCCGCACGCCTTCGTGATGTCCTACTGACGCTGGCCGAGGTACGGCTGTACGAAGTGCGCTGGAGCGCAGAGGTTTTGGCGGAAGCGGCCCGGCACCTACCGGAATCCATGGATGCTGCCGATCGTGCGGTGCTGTTCTCCGCAATGGCCCAGGCGTTTCCGGACGCGCTGGTCGAGTGGCCCGACGGTTTCGAAGCGGACGTCCCGAAGCTTGTGAATCAGAAAGATCGCCATGTGGTGGCGGCTGCTGTTTTTGCCCATGCCGAGGTGCTGGTCACCTCAGATCGGCCACTGATCCAAGAGCTGGAGCAGGTGCCGGGACTGATCGAAGCGCAAACCGCATCGGCGTTCGTCGCCTACACGCTCGATTCAGATCTTTCGCGGGCGGGCGCTGCCCTGCTGGCTATGGCAAGGCGGCGGTGGCTGCCGGGCGCGAGTGCGGGAAGCAATGTCGAAATACGGGATCGTTTGGGAATCTGGGCGCGGCGGGAGCTCGGCGATGCAGTCGGTGATTTGATCGCCAGGCCCGAATTCCTGCGGAGGGTCGAGTAG
- a CDS encoding excisionase family DNA-binding protein produces MTVSHLEANVSPSVRIKLEDALTTLRGAVPDESAITIDGVRIEVPASVRTAVLTVLEQLSAGRGVVIGAIEELVTTSTAAELLGLSRTYVCRLVDDGKLPAEYRGTHRRIPLRALLDYRDQRQRESGAALDEVARVSRKSGLYDDDF; encoded by the coding sequence ATGACCGTGTCTCATCTGGAGGCCAACGTCTCGCCGTCGGTCCGAATCAAGCTCGAAGACGCCCTGACGACGCTTCGTGGCGCAGTTCCAGATGAATCGGCGATCACGATCGATGGTGTGCGTATCGAGGTCCCGGCGAGCGTGCGCACCGCAGTACTCACCGTGCTCGAGCAGTTGAGCGCCGGACGTGGCGTGGTCATCGGTGCCATCGAGGAATTGGTGACGACTTCCACCGCAGCCGAGTTGCTAGGGCTCTCGCGTACCTATGTGTGCCGGTTGGTCGACGACGGGAAACTTCCAGCCGAGTATCGCGGCACCCATCGTCGAATCCCATTGCGGGCCTTGCTCGATTATCGTGATCAGCGACAGCGTGAATCTGGCGCGGCCCTCGACGAGGTCGCGAGGGTTTCCCGCAAATCGGGTCTTTACGACGACGATTTCTGA
- a CDS encoding methionine synthase, with translation MKLLPGGIATAVGSWPGADPREAAATIAGELPDLAHLVELPGRGVGADMLGRVSALLVDMRFDTTTRGYRLAPRPGAASRRARDLLRADLDALEEVWETTGSAGTGRVVKVQAAGPLTLAAQVELPGGHRILTDPGAVRDLSESLAEGLRAHVAEVRKRLGAEVVVQLDEPSLTDVLNGSLRGVSVLNTVRAVPEPEALALLDAVITSQSAPVLVHSCANPPAIGFLRASAAAAIGFDITTIATRDLDRIGETLDAGKQLVLGLVPTTAPAIPPTWRDIAEPAVRLVDRLGFSRRTLSSQVLVSPACGLGAAPLPWARRALSLAAETARAFADDPDSLTFE, from the coding sequence ATGAAGTTGCTGCCCGGAGGGATCGCGACCGCGGTGGGATCGTGGCCGGGGGCCGATCCCCGGGAGGCGGCGGCGACCATTGCCGGTGAGCTGCCCGACCTCGCGCATCTGGTCGAATTGCCAGGTCGCGGCGTGGGTGCGGACATGCTCGGGCGGGTTTCGGCCCTGCTGGTGGACATGCGTTTCGACACCACCACCCGCGGCTACCGCCTCGCACCGCGACCGGGCGCGGCATCCCGCCGCGCCCGCGACCTGCTGCGCGCGGACCTGGACGCGCTCGAAGAAGTCTGGGAGACAACGGGTTCGGCGGGTACCGGCCGGGTTGTCAAAGTGCAGGCCGCCGGTCCGCTGACGCTGGCCGCTCAGGTAGAACTCCCCGGCGGCCACCGCATCCTCACCGATCCCGGTGCGGTGCGCGACCTTTCGGAATCCCTCGCCGAGGGTCTGCGCGCGCACGTGGCCGAAGTGCGCAAGCGCCTCGGCGCGGAAGTCGTTGTGCAGCTTGATGAACCATCACTCACCGATGTGCTGAACGGTTCCCTACGTGGCGTAAGCGTGCTCAACACCGTGCGCGCAGTCCCGGAGCCGGAGGCCCTCGCGCTCCTCGACGCCGTCATCACCTCGCAATCCGCACCGGTCCTGGTGCACAGCTGCGCCAATCCGCCCGCAATCGGCTTCCTGCGCGCCAGCGCGGCCGCCGCAATCGGTTTCGACATCACCACCATCGCGACCCGCGACCTGGACCGGATCGGCGAAACCCTAGACGCCGGAAAGCAATTGGTGCTCGGACTGGTACCGACCACAGCCCCGGCCATCCCGCCCACCTGGCGCGATATCGCCGAACCAGCCGTACGCCTGGTCGACCGCCTCGGCTTCTCGCGCCGGACGCTGTCGTCCCAGGTCCTCGTCAGTCCGGCCTGTGGGCTGGGCGCTGCGCCGCTGCCCTGGGCGCGCCGCGCACTGAGTCTGGCCGCCGAAACGGCCCGCGCTTTCGCCGACGACCCCGACTCTCTGACCTTCGAATAG
- the mnmA gene encoding tRNA 2-thiouridine(34) synthase MnmA, translated as MRVLAAMSGGVDSAVAAARAVDAGHEVVGVHLALSANPGTLRTGSRGCCSKEDAGDARRAADVLGIPFYVWDFADRFKEDVIDDFVAAYAAGETPNPCLRCNEKIKFSALSDRAVALGFDAVVTGHYARLDDGVLRRAVDADKDQSYVLAVLTAEQLSRAMFPVGDTPKPQIREEAAERGLSVANKPDSHDICFIPSGDTRAFLGAKIGIRPGAVVDADGTKLAEHEGVHGFTIGQRKGLGLPGPGADGKPRYVTGIDPESGTVHVGSAEDLQVWTVLAERAIWTSGVAPEGPIECVAQVRAHGGTAPAVAEAVGDGLLVRLREPLTGVAKGQAVVLYRPDSEGDEVIGSGTISGTERDNSTIGSETSSAAQ; from the coding sequence ATGCGGGTACTCGCGGCGATGAGCGGTGGTGTGGATTCGGCTGTGGCGGCGGCACGCGCCGTCGACGCCGGACATGAGGTGGTCGGGGTGCACCTGGCGCTGTCGGCGAACCCCGGCACGCTGCGCACCGGATCGCGCGGTTGCTGCTCGAAGGAGGACGCCGGCGATGCCCGCCGCGCCGCCGACGTGCTCGGAATCCCGTTCTATGTCTGGGATTTCGCCGACCGCTTCAAGGAAGACGTGATCGACGACTTCGTCGCGGCCTACGCGGCGGGGGAGACCCCGAACCCGTGCCTGCGCTGCAACGAGAAGATCAAGTTCTCGGCGCTGTCGGACCGGGCGGTGGCGCTCGGATTCGATGCGGTGGTCACCGGCCATTACGCGCGACTGGACGACGGCGTGCTGCGCCGCGCGGTCGACGCCGACAAGGATCAGTCCTACGTGCTCGCGGTGCTCACGGCCGAGCAGCTCTCCCGGGCGATGTTCCCGGTGGGCGACACCCCGAAGCCGCAGATCCGCGAGGAGGCCGCCGAGCGCGGGCTCTCGGTCGCGAACAAGCCCGACTCCCATGACATCTGCTTCATCCCGTCCGGGGACACCCGCGCCTTCCTCGGCGCCAAGATCGGTATCCGGCCCGGTGCGGTCGTCGATGCCGACGGCACCAAGCTCGCCGAACACGAAGGCGTGCACGGGTTTACGATCGGTCAGCGCAAGGGCCTCGGGCTGCCCGGGCCGGGCGCCGACGGCAAGCCTCGCTATGTCACCGGCATCGATCCCGAATCGGGTACCGTCCATGTGGGTTCGGCAGAGGATCTGCAGGTGTGGACCGTGCTGGCCGAACGCGCCATCTGGACCTCCGGTGTCGCGCCGGAAGGACCGATCGAGTGCGTCGCACAGGTCCGCGCGCACGGCGGTACCGCGCCCGCGGTCGCCGAAGCGGTCGGCGACGGCCTGCTCGTGCGCCTGCGCGAACCCCTCACCGGTGTCGCGAAGGGCCAGGCGGTGGTGCTCTACCGCCCGGACTCCGAGGGCGACGAAGTGATCGGTAGCGGCACCATCAGCGGCACCGAACGCGACAACAGCACAATCGGCAGCGAAACCAGCTCTGCCGCCCAGTAA
- a CDS encoding cysteine desulfurase family protein, whose protein sequence is MKSALSGGAAPKTVYLDHAATTPMLPAAIEAMTAALALPGNASSLHGSGRAARRMLEEARESIAADLGARPSEVIFTSGGTESDNLAIKGIYWARRDAEPRRTRIISSSIEHHAVIDAIEWLEQHEGAHVTWLPVDADGVVAPRVLQAALAAHADEVALVTVMWANNEVGTIQPIRELASVAQEFGVPMHSDAVQAAAQLPIDFAASGLSAASFAGHKIGGPHGVGVLLLGRQVPCVPLLHGGGHERDLRSGTSDTAAAVGFATALHQAVTELPVRAMELAALRDELIERVLEAVPEAVLNGPRDAHRLPGNVHFRFPGCEGDSLLMLLDAAGIECSTGSACNAGVAEPSHVLIAMGVEPWEARGSLRFSLGHTSTRADVNALVQVLPQVVERARAAGLAGAKGGV, encoded by the coding sequence ATGAAGTCGGCTCTATCGGGCGGTGCTGCGCCCAAGACGGTCTACCTCGATCACGCGGCCACCACTCCGATGCTGCCTGCCGCGATCGAGGCGATGACGGCTGCCCTGGCATTGCCCGGCAACGCGTCCTCCCTGCACGGGTCGGGCCGAGCGGCCCGGCGCATGCTCGAAGAGGCACGGGAATCCATCGCCGCTGATCTGGGCGCCCGGCCGTCGGAGGTCATCTTCACCTCCGGGGGCACCGAGAGCGACAATCTGGCGATCAAGGGCATTTACTGGGCGCGGCGTGACGCCGAACCGCGGCGCACCAGAATCATCAGCTCGTCCATCGAGCATCATGCGGTGATCGACGCGATCGAGTGGCTGGAGCAGCACGAGGGCGCGCACGTGACCTGGCTGCCGGTCGACGCGGACGGGGTCGTGGCGCCGCGGGTGCTGCAGGCCGCGCTCGCCGCGCACGCCGACGAGGTCGCGCTGGTCACCGTCATGTGGGCCAACAACGAGGTCGGGACCATTCAGCCGATCCGTGAATTGGCCTCGGTGGCACAGGAATTCGGTGTGCCCATGCACAGCGACGCGGTGCAGGCGGCCGCGCAGTTGCCCATAGATTTCGCGGCGAGCGGGTTGTCGGCGGCCAGTTTCGCCGGGCACAAGATCGGCGGACCGCACGGGGTCGGAGTGCTGCTGCTGGGCCGGCAGGTGCCGTGTGTGCCGCTGCTGCACGGCGGCGGGCACGAGCGGGACCTGCGTTCGGGGACCTCCGATACCGCGGCGGCGGTCGGTTTCGCCACCGCGCTGCACCAGGCTGTGACCGAATTGCCCGTGCGTGCAATGGAATTGGCCGCGCTGCGCGACGAGCTGATCGAACGGGTGCTGGAAGCGGTGCCGGAGGCGGTACTCAACGGGCCGCGCGACGCGCACCGGCTGCCCGGCAACGTGCACTTCAGATTCCCTGGCTGCGAAGGGGATTCGTTGCTGATGCTGCTGGACGCGGCCGGGATCGAATGCTCGACCGGGTCGGCGTGCAATGCGGGCGTGGCCGAACCCAGTCATGTCTTGATCGCCATGGGCGTGGAGCCGTGGGAGGCGCGCGGATCGCTGCGCTTCTCGCTCGGGCACACCTCGACCCGTGCCGATGTGAATGCCCTGGTGCAGGTCTTGCCCCAGGTTGTGGAGCGAGCCAGAGCGGCTGGTCTTGCCGGTGCGAAAGGTGGTGTGTGA
- a CDS encoding catalase — protein sequence MAGSARRSKSQPAVPGAPSSEAATVQEPTKPRKPLPPKPDQTGPETVTPTGKSTGLPQDAVAQQGAFLTTAQGARPSDTDHSLKAGPRGPILLQDHHLREKITHFDHERIPERAVHARGAAAHGVFVGNGAAAKVCCASLFAKGKETPVFVRFSTVLGSRGSADTVRDTRGFATKFYTDEGVFDLVGNNIPVFFIQDAIKFPDVVHAAKPHPDREIPQAQSAHDTFWDFVTLHTEATAHTLWNMSDRGIPRSYRMMEGFGVHTFRLINDRGASVLVKFHWKPKLGVHSLLWEEAQIAAGIDPDMHRRDLADAIEAGAFPQWDLGIQVFPDTEEQMFEGIDLLDPTKLVPEELAPVQIIGTMTLNANPTNYFSQTEQVAFHPGHLVRGIDVTNDPLLQGRLFSYIDTQLTRLGGPNFAQIPINRPHAEVNDMLRDGMHQTAVHAGVAPYRPNSLDGGCPFLAGAKDTVQIEFPEHVAGQKVRAAAASFDDHFSSARMFYASLTEIEQAHVAKAYTFELGKCYEKVIKERAITVLRQIDEQLAAKVATGLGLQISGKAAAKTKVVVSPALSQLGGTWPSDGRIIGIFADEHTDLADLAATVTTITKQSMTPLVIAPHGGELGSGAKQVVISRTLDTARSIEFDALLITSTVPDLRLNLLLQEAHRHLKGIAYTPGGAAAVEAAGIAKDSAGVQTAPTLAAAFDALATLLPEHRVWARAAEYSH from the coding sequence ATGGCAGGATCCGCACGACGCTCGAAATCGCAGCCTGCCGTTCCCGGCGCGCCGTCCAGCGAGGCCGCGACAGTGCAAGAACCGACGAAGCCACGCAAGCCGCTGCCACCGAAACCGGACCAGACCGGGCCGGAGACGGTCACACCGACCGGGAAGTCCACCGGCCTTCCGCAAGACGCCGTAGCCCAGCAAGGCGCGTTCCTGACTACGGCACAGGGCGCTCGGCCCAGCGACACCGACCATTCGCTGAAGGCGGGCCCGCGTGGGCCGATCCTGCTGCAGGATCACCATCTGCGCGAGAAGATCACCCACTTCGACCACGAGCGCATCCCCGAGCGAGCGGTGCACGCACGCGGCGCGGCCGCGCACGGGGTGTTCGTCGGCAATGGCGCGGCCGCGAAGGTCTGCTGTGCGTCCTTGTTCGCGAAGGGCAAGGAAACCCCGGTTTTCGTGCGCTTCTCCACGGTGCTCGGCTCGCGTGGGTCGGCCGACACGGTCCGTGACACCCGCGGTTTCGCCACCAAGTTCTACACCGATGAGGGCGTTTTCGACCTGGTCGGAAACAACATTCCGGTGTTCTTCATCCAGGACGCCATCAAGTTTCCCGACGTCGTCCACGCCGCCAAACCGCACCCGGATCGGGAGATTCCGCAGGCGCAGAGCGCCCACGACACGTTCTGGGATTTCGTCACCCTGCACACCGAGGCGACCGCGCACACCCTGTGGAACATGTCCGACCGCGGTATCCCGCGCTCCTATCGCATGATGGAGGGCTTCGGCGTCCACACCTTCCGGCTGATCAACGACCGCGGTGCGTCGGTGCTGGTGAAGTTCCATTGGAAGCCGAAGCTCGGCGTGCACTCGCTGCTGTGGGAAGAAGCGCAGATCGCGGCCGGGATCGACCCCGATATGCACCGGCGCGACCTCGCCGACGCCATCGAAGCCGGCGCGTTCCCGCAGTGGGACCTCGGGATCCAGGTGTTTCCCGACACCGAGGAGCAGATGTTCGAAGGCATCGATCTGCTCGATCCCACCAAGCTCGTGCCCGAGGAACTGGCGCCGGTGCAGATCATCGGCACGATGACGCTGAACGCCAATCCCACCAACTACTTCAGCCAGACCGAACAGGTCGCCTTCCACCCCGGCCATCTGGTTCGCGGCATCGACGTCACCAACGATCCGTTGCTGCAGGGTCGCCTGTTCTCCTACATCGACACCCAGCTCACCCGGCTGGGCGGGCCGAACTTCGCGCAGATTCCGATCAACCGGCCGCACGCCGAGGTCAACGACATGCTGCGGGATGGCATGCACCAGACCGCGGTCCATGCCGGCGTCGCGCCCTACCGGCCGAACAGTCTCGATGGCGGTTGCCCGTTCCTCGCGGGCGCGAAAGACACGGTGCAGATCGAATTTCCGGAGCACGTGGCCGGGCAGAAGGTGCGCGCCGCCGCGGCCAGTTTCGACGACCACTTCAGCTCGGCCCGCATGTTCTACGCCAGCCTCACCGAGATCGAACAGGCCCACGTCGCCAAGGCGTACACCTTCGAACTCGGCAAATGCTACGAAAAGGTGATCAAGGAGCGCGCTATCACGGTGTTGCGCCAGATCGACGAGCAGCTGGCGGCCAAGGTCGCGACCGGTTTGGGGCTCCAGATTTCAGGAAAGGCGGCTGCGAAGACGAAAGTCGTTGTCTCCCCGGCGCTTTCCCAGCTCGGCGGAACCTGGCCGTCCGATGGCCGCATCATCGGCATCTTCGCCGACGAGCACACCGATCTCGCCGACTTGGCCGCGACTGTCACCACCATCACCAAGCAGTCGATGACGCCGTTGGTCATCGCACCGCATGGCGGTGAATTGGGTTCGGGTGCAAAGCAAGTCGTGATCTCTCGAACCCTCGACACCGCACGCTCGATCGAATTCGACGCGTTGCTGATCACGAGCACCGTCCCCGATCTGCGACTGAACCTGCTGCTGCAGGAGGCTCATCGCCATCTCAAAGGCATCGCCTACACCCCCGGCGGCGCCGCGGCGGTCGAGGCAGCCGGCATCGCCAAGGACTCCGCGGGCGTTCAGACCGCACCGACCCTCGCCGCGGCGTTCGACGCGCTCGCCACCCTGCTGCCTGAACATCGGGTCTGGGCCCGAGCCGCCGAATATTCACACTGA
- a CDS encoding TetR/AcrR family transcriptional regulator — MAAGKTGSRERYRAQVRAEIKQHAWDQIATAGVSALSLNAIAKHVGMSGPALYWYFANRDELITELIRDAYRSLADAVRSAFDSGSGVPGLAHAVRDWALEDPQRYLLIYGTPVPGYHAPDDTTAISNEVMTVLIEAFAALPADQPATPFDAHLESHRQWAPDAVSAATLRRALTFWTRVHGVLSLELAGHFTGMGFDPALLFADEVDALLTH; from the coding sequence ATGGCAGCAGGTAAAACCGGTTCGCGAGAGCGCTACCGGGCCCAGGTACGCGCGGAGATCAAGCAGCACGCGTGGGACCAGATCGCCACAGCGGGGGTCTCGGCCTTGTCGCTCAACGCGATCGCCAAACACGTGGGCATGAGCGGACCCGCCCTGTACTGGTACTTCGCCAATCGCGACGAGCTGATCACCGAGCTCATCCGCGACGCCTACCGAAGCCTCGCCGATGCCGTCCGGTCCGCGTTCGACTCGGGATCCGGCGTGCCCGGTCTGGCCCACGCCGTGCGCGACTGGGCCCTGGAAGACCCGCAGCGGTACCTGCTTATCTATGGCACGCCGGTCCCCGGCTATCACGCACCCGACGACACGACCGCGATCTCCAACGAGGTCATGACGGTCCTCATCGAGGCGTTCGCCGCGCTGCCCGCCGACCAGCCGGCGACACCGTTCGATGCCCACCTCGAAAGCCATCGGCAATGGGCCCCGGATGCGGTCTCGGCCGCCACCCTGCGCCGCGCGCTGACTTTCTGGACTCGGGTCCACGGCGTGCTCTCACTCGAACTTGCCGGTCACTTCACCGGAATGGGATTCGACCCGGCCCTACTGTTCGCTGATGAAGTGGACGCGCTGCTGACGCACTGA
- a CDS encoding SRPBCC family protein: protein MPHSHSRRVAQFLIPLAALALTVVTACGSDTGDSKATTTVASTPPAALTCGGLGIDDAAKIRYRTETVINAPLSTIWELQTDVERWPTWQKAVAGIKRLDQGPLRDGSQFEWTTPVPASPTTPATTLVITSSVHQLQKNNCMRWSGPAIGEGLRIDNGVHVWTFTEVDGGVLVRTEENWSGAQVEADVPTSTTFLGAGLEAWLKDLKAAAEARS, encoded by the coding sequence ATGCCCCACTCGCACAGCCGCCGCGTTGCCCAGTTCCTGATCCCCCTCGCCGCACTCGCGCTGACAGTCGTCACCGCGTGCGGCAGCGACACCGGGGACAGCAAGGCGACGACGACCGTCGCTTCCACTCCTCCGGCGGCGCTGACCTGCGGCGGGCTCGGCATCGACGACGCGGCCAAGATCCGGTACCGGACGGAGACCGTGATCAACGCGCCCCTGAGCACCATCTGGGAACTGCAGACCGACGTGGAGCGCTGGCCCACCTGGCAGAAGGCCGTCGCCGGCATCAAGCGGCTGGATCAGGGTCCGCTGCGGGACGGCTCGCAGTTCGAGTGGACGACTCCGGTGCCCGCTTCCCCCACGACCCCGGCCACCACCCTGGTCATCACTTCTTCGGTGCACCAATTGCAGAAGAACAACTGCATGCGCTGGAGTGGCCCCGCGATCGGCGAAGGACTCCGCATCGACAACGGCGTCCATGTCTGGACCTTCACCGAGGTCGACGGCGGTGTCCTGGTGCGCACCGAAGAGAACTGGTCCGGGGCCCAGGTCGAAGCCGACGTGCCCACCTCCACCACCTTCCTCGGCGCCGGCCTGGAAGCTTGGCTGAAGGACCTGAAGGCCGCCGCCGAAGCCCGGTCCTGA
- a CDS encoding MFS transporter, whose product METISVASPRSATRSWLSVAAITASLFVFVTTELMPVGLLTPISASLSISVGVAGLMVTLYGLSAGLGVPFIVAWTRRIDRRVLLSALLAILALGNLITAISPNYPLVLTVRLIMGFANGVFWAIGVSMAMRVVPERHSSRAAAIALSGISIATVVGIPLGTLLENLTGWRTTFLIWSALSALVFVAVAVLVPALPSENAVSVREVFGLPINNVQLRMVMVAVALYVLGHFGAYTFVRPFLEESSSATPTFIATLLIIYGVGGAAGNFLAGYTVTKNLRASFVVACTGLVASLLLLLTIGHSKAGAILALALWGVSFGAANLCQINLTLAAAPNTFEAAMSINTLAYNTSIALGALFGGLFADRVGVTGAVWFGVALMAVSLLVTLGARRKAVEAG is encoded by the coding sequence ATGGAAACTATTTCTGTGGCATCTCCGCGTTCGGCCACGAGATCGTGGCTGAGTGTCGCCGCGATCACGGCCAGCCTGTTCGTTTTCGTCACCACCGAGCTGATGCCGGTCGGCCTGCTCACACCCATCAGCGCGAGCTTGAGCATCTCGGTGGGCGTGGCCGGTTTGATGGTCACGCTGTATGGGCTCTCCGCCGGCCTGGGCGTGCCGTTCATCGTGGCCTGGACCAGGCGCATCGACCGCCGCGTCCTACTGTCGGCACTGCTGGCGATCCTGGCCTTGGGCAACCTGATCACCGCGATCTCACCGAACTATCCGTTGGTCCTGACGGTGCGACTGATCATGGGATTCGCCAACGGCGTGTTCTGGGCGATCGGCGTCAGCATGGCGATGCGCGTTGTCCCGGAACGGCATTCGAGCCGGGCCGCCGCGATCGCGCTGTCCGGAATCTCGATCGCCACGGTGGTGGGCATACCGCTGGGCACTCTGCTGGAAAACCTGACCGGCTGGCGCACCACCTTCCTGATCTGGAGCGCGCTGAGCGCGCTGGTTTTCGTCGCGGTCGCCGTCCTGGTGCCCGCACTGCCGTCGGAGAACGCGGTCTCGGTCCGCGAAGTCTTCGGTCTTCCGATCAATAACGTGCAGCTGCGGATGGTGATGGTCGCCGTCGCGCTCTACGTGCTCGGCCATTTCGGCGCCTACACCTTCGTGCGGCCCTTCCTGGAGGAAAGTTCTTCCGCCACACCGACCTTCATCGCCACACTGCTGATCATCTACGGCGTCGGCGGCGCGGCTGGAAACTTCCTCGCCGGATACACCGTCACCAAGAACTTGCGCGCCAGCTTCGTCGTCGCCTGCACCGGCCTGGTGGCGTCGCTGCTCCTGTTGCTCACCATCGGGCATTCGAAGGCCGGTGCGATCCTCGCCCTCGCCCTGTGGGGAGTGTCCTTCGGCGCTGCCAACCTGTGCCAGATCAACCTGACTCTGGCCGCCGCGCCCAACACCTTCGAAGCCGCCATGTCGATAAACACCCTGGCCTACAACACATCCATCGCACTGGGCGCACTGTTCGGCGGGCTGTTCGCCGACCGAGTGGGCGTGACCGGCGCTGTCTGGTTCGGCGTGGCGCTGATGGCGGTGTCGCTGCTGGTCACCCTCGGGGCGCGCCGAAAAGCTGTCGAGGCCGGTTGA
- a CDS encoding MarR family winged helix-turn-helix transcriptional regulator, which yields MDRTSTELDDIDRIESQWHRERPDLDPSPMQVIGRISRLHWALEEHLVRVFGEYDLSRGEFDVLATLRRAGAPFELSAGDLRGSTLVTSGAVTKRVDRLERAGLVHRRAAEDDARGRLIQLTARGREVIDEAIEHHLRNETRLLAGLTDDEHQALVALLRKLNQTLPR from the coding sequence ATGGATCGCACCTCCACCGAGCTCGACGACATCGATCGCATCGAGAGCCAGTGGCATCGGGAACGGCCCGACCTCGACCCCAGCCCGATGCAGGTGATCGGCCGGATCAGCCGCCTGCACTGGGCACTGGAAGAGCATCTGGTCCGGGTCTTCGGCGAATACGACCTGTCCCGCGGCGAATTCGATGTCCTCGCCACCTTGCGCCGCGCCGGTGCGCCGTTCGAACTCAGCGCGGGCGACCTGCGCGGATCGACGTTGGTGACCTCCGGCGCGGTCACCAAGCGCGTCGACCGGCTGGAGCGCGCCGGTCTGGTGCACCGCCGCGCGGCCGAAGACGACGCCCGCGGCCGCCTGATCCAACTCACCGCCCGGGGCCGCGAGGTCATCGACGAGGCGATCGAGCACCACCTGCGCAACGAGACGCGACTGCTCGCCGGACTCACCGACGACGAGCACCAAGCCCTGGTCGCACTGCTGCGCAAACTGAACCAGACGTTGCCGCGATAG